The Rufibacter sp. DG15C region GTCATGTTAAATAGGGGAAAAGGCAAAGGTACGGCAGATAAGTCCGGAATGCGCGCCAACCTCCTAGTTCGGTCCAAACCAGAAGGTATCTACCGGTATACCACTTTCAAGGCCGGCTTGTTAACCAACCACCTTACAATTCTCCCGAGGTGGCATTTGCTTATGCTATTAATCGCTCTCTCCTTCTAGATGCTTACGCATCGTTTTTGGCCTTTTTTCTGGAAAACAGGGCAAAACCGGTGCAACGGTGAACTGCCTTTTCAAATGGCTGGGAAGAAGATGACAAACATCATTTAGACGGGTATGCAAGCTCATCATTTTGAAAGGGTGCCGCCGGTACATTTGTATTGTGTTACAGGCAGATCTGTAACAGTCCGCACCAAACTATCAAATGTATGAAAACCATCCTTACGCCCACCGACTTCTCTCCCAATGCCCTTAACGCCATTGCCTATGCTGCTCAGCTTGCTTCTGAGGTGAGAGGAAAATTGATCTTGGTCCATGCGCTTCCGTTCCCAACGGGCATCGCTCCCGCCGAAGTAGGCGTTATCAACCCGCAGGTGGCCTTGAAAGAAGCGTACCTGCATGAACTGGAAAAACTGTCTAAGACCCTGCGTCTGGAGAATGGCTTCAGGTTTGAGGTGGAGACGTTTTGTGAGGAAGGCCCATTGTACCAATGCTTGGGCAAACTGGCCGTGCAGTACCAAGTAGACATGATTGTGATGGGCACCAAAGGTGCTACTGGGCTATTGCAAAAACTGGTGGGCACCAACGCCTTGACTATTATGCAACAGGTACACTGCCCGGTGCTGGTGGTTCCGGCCACGGCTAAATACACTGGTCTGCAAAAGGTAGCCTATGCTTCTGATTTTGAGAAAGAAGAGCAAGTATTCTTGCAACAGCTTTTCCCGTTGGTGGCTCCGTTCCAACCAGAGATTGACGTTTTAAACGTGCAAGCCGAAGAGCAGTTGAACATTGTAGCAGACGGGCAGGTCATTCAAGAGATTGCCACGCAGCACACCAACCTGGCAGTGCAGATCAAGCAAGTGAAAGCCGCTTCTGTTCTGGCAGGCATTAAACAATACACCCGCGAAAACCCGGTGCAACTGCTGGCGGTAGCCATTGAGAAACGCAATTGGTTAGAGGCCCTTTTCCACCACAGCGTTTCTGCGCAATTGGCCTTTGGCAGCAACCTTCCTCTGTTAGCATTGCCGCAGACCCCTTATAAACTAGCAAAAAAACCAACGGCCAAAGCCCAAACCGCCACGGCTTCGGCTATACCGTCAATTTAATTAGATAGCTTTTCATGGCACGTCCCCGTTTTTAGGCTGATTTTCAGAAATCAGCCTAAAAACGGGGACGTGCCATTTTAAAAACTTACTTGGTTCTATTTTCTAGGCGGCGTCTCATTTCCATCATCACGCGGCGGCGTATCTGCGCCTCGGCCCTGAACATGGCCATTACCTGCTGCGGCGTCAAAACGGTCTTGAATTCTGAGTAGTAGTTTTTCCGGACGGTGCTCATTTTCACGGCATTGTCTAATTGCTGCACCACCAGTTTGTCAGCTTCTTCTGAGGTAAGGTTGTTGATGTTGGTGCCTTGCCCTTTAACTTGCCGGTTTTTGTGGATGGTGGTTATCTCATTGTCATACCGTTTGTAAATGGGCGTAAGCGCTTTCATTTTATCATCGCTTAGCATGAGGGTTTTCTGGATTTCGCGCAGCTTTACTTGCAGGAGCCGCTCTTGTAAACGGGGATTGTTTTTGAGGTCTTGGCCTTGCGCCGCTAAGGTTAGCAGCAAACCGGCGCAGATCAACAAGTTCTTTAAAAGTGTGTTCATCATTATAGTAAGGTTTCTTCGTAGGTGTAAGCTTCTGTTTCTGCGAGGGCGGCTAATTCTGCCACTTCTTCATCCGTCAAGGCGGCCAATAGATTTTCCAAAGACTCTGGCTGCTGCATGACTTTCTTTTGAACAGCCGAAGGGCTGTTTTTCTTATTAAGTGGGTGTGTTTGTGCTACTTCTATCGTCTTCTGGTTGACAGGCTTTTCAGGTACCGTAGGTGCTGGTGAGGGCATCCCTTTTGTGTTGGTATCTTGCACTGCAACTGGGACCTGCATCTTTTCTGTGCGAGCCAATTCTGGCTGTTTGTGTTGCGGACCCCTTAGCAAAAAATAGGCAGCTACAAGCAAGACCGCAATACTGGCCGCCACTGACCAAATCTGCCATGAAGACTTTTTTTCTTGTGGGTCACCGGTAGTGGCTTCCCTTCTCTTAGCCTCTTGCAGCGTAGTTTGTGTAATGCCCTCAAAGAAGCCCGCCGGTACTTGGTACGGCATTTTCTTGCTGCTATTTTCTAGATCAAATTCGTCTTTCATACTTCCTTCATCATAAATGCCTTGACCTTGCTGCTAGCCAGGTGATAATTGGTCTTCAGTGCAGAAACGGAACTATCCAGAATCTTGCTTATCTCCTCATAAGGCAGCTCATCATAATAGCGCAGGTTAAAAACCAGCCGCTGTTTTTCGGGTAACCGAAGAATGGCTTCTTGCAACTGCACCAAAATCTGGTCACTGTCGCCGGCGCAGGTATCATGGAGGGTGTCTACCAGTTTTTCATTGATTTCCTCAAAAGAGGCCAAAAACCGTTTCCGCTCCCTAAACAGGCGCAGGCATTCATTGGTAGCCACGCGGTAGAGCCATGTATACAATTTGCTGTCGCCGGTGAAGGTGTGCAGGTGTTTGTATACATTAATAAAAGTCTCTTGTAACAGGTCCTGAGCGTCTTCATGGCTGACCACCAACCGCCGTATGTGCCAGTAGATTCTGGTGTTGTACCGGTCCATCAAGAGCGTAAAACCCCTGTCTTTGGTGCCAGCCGCCCGAAACAGCGACAAGATTTGCTCATCTGTTGTCTCGTTCATTCCACCTGGTCCATGTAAATGTCCATCATATTGCTTAGAAGCCAAACCCGCTAAAAGGTTAAATCAAGGCTTTAATTATTTTTCGAAATGGAGTTTATGGCTTCTAGAAGCGTGGGAGTGGCTCTGAAAAAAAATTTATAAGTGCCATTTAACCTTTCGCTATTTTCCATCTCTTAGTGACAGTAACCGCGGTAAAACCAATTGCTTTCTATGCCGCCTACAACATACCCACACCAACTAACAAACCTTTCACACATGAAGAAAATGAGACACACCTTGGGAGGACTGGCCTTGGCCGTTTCCTTGCTGTTCACCGCCTGTCAGAAAGAAGACACGCAGGCCCCACAAGACATTGAATTTGCCTCGGCTGAATTCCAGTTGCCAGACCTGGCAGATTTGGAAACCCCAGAGGTTACCATGGGCACTGAAACTGCTGCCTTCACATGCACCCCGCGCGAAGCCAGCAAAGAGAAAATGGAGTTGTTGAAGCGCGCGCTCAAAAACCTGAACCTAGATGAAAACCAGAGAGCCGCGGTGAAAGGCTTTGTGCAACAACACCATGCCTGCATTGCGGAGCATATGACTAAAATCAAAGACCTGCATACCTCCTTACTGGCTAGAGCCAATGCCGTGCGTGAAGACTATGTAAAGGCCTACAAAGCCGGCCGAATTACCAAGGCGCAGTTAGAAGAAAAACTAACGCAGCTACGCGCTTCTTTAAGAGAAGAGATGGCCAAGCATGACGCCAAACAAACGCACATGCGTGTGCTGCGCAAGTGCCGCCAAGAGCTATTGCAAAAAATTGAATCTATCCTGAACCCAACCCAGCTCCAGAAATGGAACAACTGGAAAAGCCAATTGGGATAGTCCTTTGAAATAGCCAAAAAAGAAGAGGCGTAGCCACTAGCTACGCCTCTTCTTTTTAAAATCAACTCATTAGTAAAAATGAGCATACAAGATTTTGTTTGAAGTTCTACTATCGCCCAAAATCATCCTGAACGCGCACAATATCTTCTTCATTAGATGGATTGGCGGCGTCTGTATGTTGCCAGATTTCGGCTAAAATGCCCCAGTCTTCTAATCCTACCAACCTATGACGCTCTCCTTGCTGCAGGGTGATTTTATCACCGGCCGTTAGTTTCTGCAGTTCTCCTTCTGCATCAGTGGCACTGGTCACCACGCCTACGGTTCCTTGGATGACTTGCCAGATTTCGGCGCGGCGGTGGTGGTATTGCCAAGAAAGGCGCTTGTGAGGTGCCACTACCAAAATCTTTGGGCTCAGCTTCCCAGAAATCTTAAGGTCTTCCACTGAGATGCCGTCAAAGTAGGTATTGGCAAACTGTTGGGCCTGGCTTTCCTCAATCACAAAAAAACCGCCCCACGGCCGCGTCTGGTCTTGGTTGGCTATGGCAAACCCTTGTGCTATGAGCTTTTGCTCTATCTCTTGAAACAATTGCTGTTTCTGATTCTCCTCGGTCATAAAATTCAAACTACTTTCTTCTTAATCTTCTAACTTCACTACTTATCTACTCTATTTAGTGAAACGCCGTTTTTTGCCTGTTTTATAGAAAATAAGCCAAAAACGAATTCTCTACTATAAAGGTAAGACGTGACTTGTATTGTCTATCTCCTAATCATGTGAATGTGGTCAATGCCGTCTTCGTCGTACACGTCACCAGCTTGTTCAAAGCCTAGGTTTTCATAGAATTTGCGGGCATATACCTGCGCCCCAATTTTAATGGGTCCCGGGCCAAACAGTTTCTGGCAGTGATCTATTGATGCCTGCATGAGTTGCTTGCCCAAGCCTGTTCCTCTTACCACCTTACTGGTGACTACCCGGCCAATAGATGCTTCTGCATAACTCACGCCAGGGGGCACAATCCTAGCCGAAGCCTCTAATACCCCGTTTTGGTATAAGAGCACGTGGTGGCAAAATTGGTCTTTGTTGTCTAGGTCCAGGAAAACGCAATTTTGCTCCATCACAAACACGTCACTTCGCAGGCGCAAGTTGTCATATAACTCAAACGGCGAAAAATCCTGGAAAGGCTTACATTGAAGTAGTACTTCCATAAAAAAGGCAATAGTAAAGGCTCAAAAATACTTAACTGGTTTGACTAGTGAGCCATTCAACCGCAGAAGGTATGTCCTTGAAGTTTTGGAACGCAAACGGAATATTGCCTTCATCCACTACTTGCAAGACACTGTTTTCGCGCTTCTCGTCTTCGGTCATGATTCTGGCAAACTTCTGAAGTTTGGTGGAATATAAATTCAAGGCAAACAACTCCAGTACGGCTTTGTGTTGATGAAGGCTCACATCCATGTAAGATAACCTGGAGTCTATCATGAGCTTGGTAATGCCGTGTTGCAACAACGTCTTCACCACCTCCTGAAACGCCTGATTGGTCTCAACTATGTTCATGGACGTAAAGTCTGGACAATACCCAAACAAGATATCATGGGTAGGATCGTACTCCAGCTTTATGAAGCTGTCGCTGTCCAGGTTTATTCTTTTGGGTTTATCCATCTTGCCGTTTCCTATGCTTTTAAGTACAGATCTGGGATATTATAAAGGTATAAGTTCACATAATAACTAACCAACATTTCTCTTTCTGAAAGGAAGGTAACTAGTACGTAAACTATTTGAAAACCATCTAATTATCTGATCATCAGTCTCAAACGCTGGCACTGTTTGCTTATCCTATTTAGTTAACGCAAAATCAAAGAGAATACTGGCTTGACTGGTCAGTTCAGCCATCTGTAGTTTACCCAATAGCCTATTTTTTACTGTACGGATTTCAACGTGACCTTCCCTTTTTGCAATCCTTTGCCTTTCACGGTCAACTCCATGGTTCCTTCCTGTTCAGTAGACTGCACCAACACTACCAGTTTTCCGCTGAACAGCTTCATAGTAGGCAGATGGAACTGCTCTAAGGACGTTGGGTCGCCGTTGCTGGCTGCGCGGTAAGTGCCTTTGCCTTTTACAGAGAAGGTCAGCTGGTTGGTAGCAGTCGGGCACAGGTTCCCGTCTTTGTCTACCACAGAAACGGTTACATAAGACAAGTCCTTGCCGTCTGCGGTAATTTCTTTGCGGTCTGCCTCCAAAACAAGCTTGTACGGCTTGCCAGCAGTCTTCAATTGTCTTTCGGCTACTGGCTTGCCATCCTTCCCGAAGGCGACTACCTTGACCGTACCCGGCTCGTATTTCACGTCCATCCACATGAGGCGGTACCGGTTCTGGGGTGTGGCATTGTGCTTCTTCTGGATGCCTTGGCTCTTTCCGTTGATGAAAAGCTCAGCGCTATCATAGTTGGTGTAGACAAAAACGGGTGTGGTCTGCCCTTCTCTGCCTTCCCAGTTCCAGTGCGGTAAAATATGGAGGGTTCCCTCTTTGGTATTCCAACGGCTCCGGTACAGGTAGAACCGGTCCTTAGGCAGACCAGCCAAGTCGTTGATACCAAAGTAGGAGCTCCGTGATGGCCACTTGTCATCATAGGGCGTTGGTTCTCCTAAATAGTCAAAGCCGGTCCAGACAAACTCGCCAATCACCCAAGACTTGTCATCCTGCAAGACAAAGTCATCCTCGGGTAGGTTAGACCAGGAGCAGTATTCTAAGTCATAGGATGAACTTTGCAAATCTGGGTACTGCTTCTCAATCCCTTTTACCACCGGAAACTTGTAAATTCCCCTTGAACTTACCGTAGAGGCCGTCTCTGAGCCTAAGATAAAGCCCTGCGGAAAGGTCTTGTACGCCTCCTCATATAAATGCGTGCGGTAGTTGAGCCCCGGAATGTCCATTAAGGCACCAAATCCAGAGGCCATGGTCGCTTTCACCTGGTCCATGCCCACCGTCACCGGGCGTGTAGGGTCTTCTCTGTGGAAGATGTCCTGCAACCATTTGGCCCGCTTCACGCCTTCTTCGCCCCATTGGTCGGGCACCTCATTGCCCGAACTCCACATCACAATAGACGGGTGATTGCGCGTGGCGTGCACCAGGTTGATAATGTCTTTTTCGGCGTAGTCTACAAAGAAGCGGTTGTAGCCGTTTTTCACCTTCGGTTTGGCCCATTCATCAAAGCTTTCGGCCAGGAACATGAAGCCCATCTCATCAGCCAGTTCCAACTGTTCAATAGACGGCATGTTGTGCGAGCTCCGGATGGCGTCACAGCCCATGTCTTTTAAGATTCGCAACTGACGGCGCAGGGCAGCTTTGTTCACGGCCGCGCCCAAGGGTCCTAGGTCATGGTGCAGGCAAACGCCTTTGAACTTGCGCACCTTGCCATTCAAGCTGAAGCCCACATTTGGCTTGTAACTGATTTCCCGAATCCCGAAGCGGGTGGTGACCTCGTCTTTCAATTCCTTGCCAGCATACAGCTTGGTCACGGCGGTATACAGATACGGTGTCTCGGGGCTCCAGAGTTGAGGATTGGCCACTGCTATGTTCTGCTCAAATTCCTTCCCGAAGATTTTGCTGGTGCTATCACTGGCCACGGTTTTGCCTTGGGCGTCCAAAATCTGAGTAAACAACCGCACATTGCTACCTGAGGCTTTGGTTTTAATGTTCACCTTGGCCAAGTATTTGGAGATAAACGGCGTGGTCACAAACGTACCCCACTGGTCTATGCTTTCCTGATTTTTCACGATGACCTGCACCTTGCGGTACAAACCCGCGCCCGGGTACCAACGCGAGGACTGCCCTTGGTTACTAAGTTGCACGGCCAGCGTGTTTTTCTTGCCTTCCTGCACTTGGTCCGTGATGTCAAAATAGAAGTAGCTGTAGCCGTAGGCCCACTCCCCCACTTTTTGGCCATTCACAAACACCTTGGGCTCACTCATGGCGCCTTCAAAAACTATCAGGACCTTCTGCCCTTTTTTGTAATGCGGTAACGTGAATTCGTTTCGGTACCAAGCCTCTCCAATGTACGGCAAGGCACCAGTCCGCCCGGTTTTCTCAGAGGCCACTTTCTCACCGTTCTGCTCTATGGCCACCACCTGCTTGTCTATCTCCTTGTCAAAAGGACCATAGATGGCCCAATCATGGGGCACCGTCACTTTCTGCCAGCCATTATCATTGAAATTGACTTCAAAGGCTTGGTCGTTCTTGCCTTTCTGGAAGCGCCAGTTATCTGTTAACTCTGTCACTACCCTGCCCTGCGCAAAGCTTACCTGGGCCGTCAAAAGCAATAAGGCAATCAACCATTTATGTATCATATCTTTTTTATTAAATCGGGTAAAATCAAAAGAAGCTTTAAAACCACTTATCGCCTACCCATTTGAGTCTTTCTTGACAGAATTGTTAGGCCCTAATGGGCTTCACTTCCTTTAGCCTTTAAATATATTCAACAATTTCTGGTTATAGGTTTTAACCTCAGATAAGCCAAGGAAAATTGCAACGAAGCGGTTTTTACTGATACATTTACGGCTTCAGAAACTGGAACTGCCTCCCAAATCCATCGTCAGGAAAATCGCTCGTCTCCCATGAAGCTCCAACTGCCTTTCTTCCTCTCATTTGTTTTCCTGCAATTGTTCTGCCTTCCGGGTTTTTCACAAACCAAATATGAGTTGAACGCCGGATGGAAGTGCCAACCTATTGCAAAAACCAAGGAAACAGGGCAAGTTCTTTCACAGCCCACTTTTTCTACGGCTGATTGGCTTCCGGCTACAGTTCCTGGCACAGTGCTGACTACCCAGCTCGCCAACAAGCAAATCCCCGACCCTTTCTATGGGATGAATAACCAACGCATTCCAGATATCTATACTTCTGGCCGTGACCATTACACCTATTGGTTTACGAAAGACTTTCAAGAGAAAGCCCCTCAAAAGAATGAGCAGGTGTGGTTACATTTAAGAGGGGTAAATTACAGCTGTGAGGTATTCTTGAATGGCCAAAAGCTGAACGAGAAAACGCATGAAGGCATGTTCCTGCGCCAGAGTTACAACATTACCCAGCACCTGGCTAAGGGTGGCAACAATCGCTTGGCCATATTGGTGTTTCCGCCAGACCCGGTGGGCAATCCTAACGGCGGACAGGGCGGGGACGGTACGATTGCTAAAAATGTGACGCATCAATACGTTGCCGGTTGGGACTGGATTCAACCCATCAGAGACAGAAACACGGGGATCTGGGACAAGATCATCCTAGAAAAAACACAGCAGATTAATCTCAAG contains the following coding sequences:
- a CDS encoding universal stress protein, with amino-acid sequence MKTILTPTDFSPNALNAIAYAAQLASEVRGKLILVHALPFPTGIAPAEVGVINPQVALKEAYLHELEKLSKTLRLENGFRFEVETFCEEGPLYQCLGKLAVQYQVDMIVMGTKGATGLLQKLVGTNALTIMQQVHCPVLVVPATAKYTGLQKVAYASDFEKEEQVFLQQLFPLVAPFQPEIDVLNVQAEEQLNIVADGQVIQEIATQHTNLAVQIKQVKAASVLAGIKQYTRENPVQLLAVAIEKRNWLEALFHHSVSAQLAFGSNLPLLALPQTPYKLAKKPTAKAQTATASAIPSI
- a CDS encoding RNA polymerase sigma factor; the encoded protein is MNETTDEQILSLFRAAGTKDRGFTLLMDRYNTRIYWHIRRLVVSHEDAQDLLQETFINVYKHLHTFTGDSKLYTWLYRVATNECLRLFRERKRFLASFEEINEKLVDTLHDTCAGDSDQILVQLQEAILRLPEKQRLVFNLRYYDELPYEEISKILDSSVSALKTNYHLASSKVKAFMMKEV
- a CDS encoding phosphoheptose isomerase yields the protein MTEENQKQQLFQEIEQKLIAQGFAIANQDQTRPWGGFFVIEESQAQQFANTYFDGISVEDLKISGKLSPKILVVAPHKRLSWQYHHRRAEIWQVIQGTVGVVTSATDAEGELQKLTAGDKITLQQGERHRLVGLEDWGILAEIWQHTDAANPSNEEDIVRVQDDFGR
- a CDS encoding GNAT family N-acetyltransferase, with translation MEVLLQCKPFQDFSPFELYDNLRLRSDVFVMEQNCVFLDLDNKDQFCHHVLLYQNGVLEASARIVPPGVSYAEASIGRVVTSKVVRGTGLGKQLMQASIDHCQKLFGPGPIKIGAQVYARKFYENLGFEQAGDVYDEDGIDHIHMIRR
- a CDS encoding DUF4982 domain-containing protein; protein product: MIHKWLIALLLLTAQVSFAQGRVVTELTDNWRFQKGKNDQAFEVNFNDNGWQKVTVPHDWAIYGPFDKEIDKQVVAIEQNGEKVASEKTGRTGALPYIGEAWYRNEFTLPHYKKGQKVLIVFEGAMSEPKVFVNGQKVGEWAYGYSYFYFDITDQVQEGKKNTLAVQLSNQGQSSRWYPGAGLYRKVQVIVKNQESIDQWGTFVTTPFISKYLAKVNIKTKASGSNVRLFTQILDAQGKTVASDSTSKIFGKEFEQNIAVANPQLWSPETPYLYTAVTKLYAGKELKDEVTTRFGIREISYKPNVGFSLNGKVRKFKGVCLHHDLGPLGAAVNKAALRRQLRILKDMGCDAIRSSHNMPSIEQLELADEMGFMFLAESFDEWAKPKVKNGYNRFFVDYAEKDIINLVHATRNHPSIVMWSSGNEVPDQWGEEGVKRAKWLQDIFHREDPTRPVTVGMDQVKATMASGFGALMDIPGLNYRTHLYEEAYKTFPQGFILGSETASTVSSRGIYKFPVVKGIEKQYPDLQSSSYDLEYCSWSNLPEDDFVLQDDKSWVIGEFVWTGFDYLGEPTPYDDKWPSRSSYFGINDLAGLPKDRFYLYRSRWNTKEGTLHILPHWNWEGREGQTTPVFVYTNYDSAELFINGKSQGIQKKHNATPQNRYRLMWMDVKYEPGTVKVVAFGKDGKPVAERQLKTAGKPYKLVLEADRKEITADGKDLSYVTVSVVDKDGNLCPTATNQLTFSVKGKGTYRAASNGDPTSLEQFHLPTMKLFSGKLVVLVQSTEQEGTMELTVKGKGLQKGKVTLKSVQ